The following are encoded together in the Bacillus sp. V2I10 genome:
- a CDS encoding MarR family winged helix-turn-helix transcriptional regulator encodes MENTRELFQIMTRRFGLLNKNCCTAGGIDISLIQSHILYEIEHLHQPSVQQVADVLGTDITTFSRQIQSLMKMNLIKKTPHPDDRRVHVLSLTTEGKFVAATIDHQMNAYLDEVFSHMNEFEKETVIRSIKLLNASMAKSSVCCTTPLG; translated from the coding sequence ATGGAAAACACTCGAGAACTATTTCAAATCATGACCCGGCGCTTTGGCTTACTTAATAAAAACTGCTGCACAGCAGGGGGAATTGATATTTCTTTAATACAGAGCCATATTCTTTATGAAATTGAACATTTGCATCAGCCGTCTGTTCAGCAAGTAGCTGACGTTCTCGGTACAGATATTACGACTTTCAGCCGTCAAATCCAATCTTTGATGAAGATGAACTTAATTAAAAAGACACCGCATCCTGATGATAGAAGAGTTCATGTTCTTTCACTTACGACTGAAGGGAAATTTGTTGCTGCAACGATTGATCATCAGATGAATGCATATTTGGATGAGGTTTTTTCTCACATGAATGAATTTGAAAAAGAAACGGTCATTCGCTCAATCAAGCTGCTGAACGCATCTATGGCAAAATCGAGCGTATGCTGCACCACTCCGCTGGGGTGA